DNA from Paraphotobacterium marinum:
TGTATCTGGATGAGTTAATACAGGAGTGTTAAATTGGACACCTTTAACTGCTTTACCTGTTGCTATATCAATACCAACCCCTATTGCTCCTTGGTGTAAGTTTGCTTTTCCATCAGACTCTGCAGTTGATAATCTAACCATAGCCATAACAGGATATCCTTGAAAAATAATTACTCGTACATCAGGTACTCCTTCATAGCTATAGTTATTGAAAGTATCATCAAAGGATATAATTTTTTCAATCATGGCAACGTCATTTTTACCACCTAGAGAAAACAATCCTGCAAGAGTATTAGTTATATGTCTTTCCACATCTTTTAAACTTATGATTTGGCCAGAAGGTTTAACATAGCTGCCATTATTGTGGGAGGTAATTACTAAAATTCCTTTCCCACCAGATCCCTGAGATGGCTTGATGACAAATCCACCTTCGTTTTCTACCATATTGTGAATATTTTTGACTTGTGATTGACTTTCAATCACACCGATAAGTTCTGGGACATTAGCCCCATACTTTTCTGCAATCATCTTTGTTTTTAATTTATTATCAACTAAAGGGTATTTATTACGATTGTTATATTTACCTATGTAATTTATGTTTCGCTGATTCATACCCATAATACCTTTAGCATTTAATTTTTTTGGAGATGCAAGCTTTGAAAAAAACATTAAATTAATCTCCTTTAATTAAGTGGTTAAATCTTTTCAATTCACTTAAACGATAACCAGTATAGTTACCTAAAATTAGGATAATTGCTAAAATAATAAACTGAGAACCAATAAAATTAAAGGTTAGGTATCTTACATACTCATTGGTCATTGCAAGATAAACTAAAATTGCTGTAAAAAGAGAACCTCCTCCTTGGATTAATACTTCTTTTGAACCTTCTTCTTCCCATAAAATTGACATTCTTTCGATAGTCCAGGATAAAATGATCATTGGGAAGTATGAAATTGAAAGTCCTTCAACTAAACCAACTTTATAGGCTACGATAGTAAATAAAGCCATAATCATGATTACGATAATTATGACCGATGATATCCTGGCTACTAAAAGTAGGTTGAGTTTAGAAAGATAGCTTCGGATGATTAATCCAGTTCCCACGAGTAATAAAAAGCCTATAACACCTACAAGAAGGGTAGTTTGAACAAAAGCCAAAGCTATCAAAACTGGCATGAATGTACCCGAAGTTTTTATTCCAATAATTAATCTTAAAAATACAACTAATAGAGCACCAATTGGAACCAATAATATAGTCTTGAACATTGTTTGCTCTTCAATTGGTAAACTATGAATAGAAAAGTTTAATAAGTTATCAGACTTTACTTTTAATTGTGTTGCATTTGAAGCACTAATATCTCTTGAGATCATTGAAAAACTGACATTACTACTGTGACCGCCAATTACGTCTAATAAGCTTTGATTTGCATTGTTCCAAATTAAATAATTATTTGGTTTACCTAAATCACCAGTTTGTATATCAAGAAGCTGCCAACTGGAGTTATTCCATACTTCTAACATAGGTACAACTGATTGATTTCTTCTACCATCTTCAAGAGCTAAAACACCAATGATGTGAGCATGAACATTACTGAGGGAAAGTAAATCAGTCAATAGTTTAGGTTTTGAATGATTTTTAAGAAGTAACGAAGCACTTTGATTAGATTTTTCATTTAATAATTTAATTAATTCTCTTGCTAAACTTGTAGGATCAGAAGAGAATTTTTGTGCAGAGTCGATTAGTTCTTGAGCTGCATTTTTTTCTACACCTTCAAAGTTAACTTCAGGAAAATTATCCTGTGGCTTTGGTTGGCTTGGGTGAATTGCATATGGGTCGGCTAATATTTGAACCTTATAATAAAGAACTTGTTTTTTTGAGGCTTCTCTGGTGTTCCATTCAACAGTTTTGTTATTATTTTCTTTGTCAACACTAAACGAACTACCAAAGCCAGGCGATGAAGTAGATTCATCTATTATTGTATAGTTTTTTTGTTGTTGAGGAATATTCAAAATAACTTTTGTTGGTCCACCATCTGCAATTAGCTCTACTTTAGCTTCAATATCCCATAAGTCACTATCAGTATTAGGTAAAAGTGGTACACCATATAAGTTGTGTCTAAGCCAAGTTAAGGAAATACCAATAATGATTAAAAATAATATAAATATATAAAAAGGAGTTCTAGATATCATTCTAAGCTCTGTATAATGTAAGTTAATTAAAATAATAAAGTAATTCCGAATTATTCAGTAGTCTGTGA
Protein-coding regions in this window:
- a CDS encoding alpha-L-glutamate ligase-like protein — translated: MFFSKLASPKKLNAKGIMGMNQRNINYIGKYNNRNKYPLVDNKLKTKMIAEKYGANVPELIGVIESQSQVKNIHNMVENEGGFVIKPSQGSGGKGILVITSHNNGSYVKPSGQIISLKDVERHITNTLAGLFSLGGKNDVAMIEKIISFDDTFNNYSYEGVPDVRVIIFQGYPVMAMVRLSTAESDGKANLHQGAIGVGIDIATGKAVKGVQFNTPVLTHPDTNQILNQLSIPNWNELLYIASSAWEMTGLGYLGADMVLDKERGPMVLELNARPGLAIQIANGAGLLPRLRFIEHKGYDFEHKSIKERVAWSQEHFRHN
- a CDS encoding inactive transglutaminase family protein, whose translation is MISRTPFYIFILFLIIIGISLTWLRHNLYGVPLLPNTDSDLWDIEAKVELIADGGPTKVILNIPQQQKNYTIIDESTSSPGFGSSFSVDKENNNKTVEWNTREASKKQVLYYKVQILADPYAIHPSQPKPQDNFPEVNFEGVEKNAAQELIDSAQKFSSDPTSLARELIKLLNEKSNQSASLLLKNHSKPKLLTDLLSLSNVHAHIIGVLALEDGRRNQSVVPMLEVWNNSSWQLLDIQTGDLGKPNNYLIWNNANQSLLDVIGGHSSNVSFSMISRDISASNATQLKVKSDNLLNFSIHSLPIEEQTMFKTILLVPIGALLVVFLRLIIGIKTSGTFMPVLIALAFVQTTLLVGVIGFLLLVGTGLIIRSYLSKLNLLLVARISSVIIIVIMIMALFTIVAYKVGLVEGLSISYFPMIILSWTIERMSILWEEEGSKEVLIQGGGSLFTAILVYLAMTNEYVRYLTFNFIGSQFIILAIILILGNYTGYRLSELKRFNHLIKGD